In the Candidatus Kapaibacterium sp. genome, CGGGTAGTGAGGTAGGAGTGAGGGAGAGCGTCACCGGCGCAGTCCCGAAAGGACTGCCGCCGGTTTCTGTTTTAGGATGAGAGCAGGGCAAGGGGTAGGGCCACCAACGTGGAGGCAGCTCCACGAGGCCTTTTGGCAGAGCCGGCGGCTCGGCATCGTCCGCACGGACCACATAGGTGATATGGTGCTGACGTTGCCGATGGCACTTGCCATTCGTGAGCTCCGGCCTGAGACCCACGTCATTGTCTTCGCCCATCCTCGCACGGCTCCTCTGGTAGATGACGCCCTTGGAGTGACAGCCGTATTCGTGGAGAGCACCGCCGAGCTCTATCAAGCTCTGCGGAACTGGAGACCCGAAGTGCTCTTCTTCCCTCGCCCGCTCTTCTCAGAGGCTCGAGCAGCTCGGCGGGCTGGGGTCCCTTATCGGGTGGGTAGCGGTTACCGGTGGTACTCGTGGCTATTCACCCATCGTGTGTACGAGCACCGTAGGACTGCAGAACGCCATGAGGCGGAGTACAACGTGCAGATGGTCGCCTATGCTGCGGGGAAGGCAGTATCCGTGCGGTTGGCGGCACCTCGGGTGGAGGAAAAGGCGTTTCAGCAAGTGTCTCAGCTCCTGA is a window encoding:
- a CDS encoding glycosyltransferase family 9 protein, which translates into the protein MRAGQGVGPPTWRQLHEAFWQSRRLGIVRTDHIGDMVLTLPMALAIRELRPETHVIVFAHPRTAPLVDDALGVTAVFVESTAELYQALRNWRPEVLFFPRPLFSEARAARRAGVPYRVGSGYRWYSWLFTHRVYEHRRTAERHEAEYNVQMVAYAAGKAVSVRLAAPRVEEKAFQQVSQLLRRYGLRTREFVVLHPGGRGSAPRWGASSFSVLARQLEEEGIPCVFTGTAAEAGIAQAIQRSYPKARLLFGALDTHEFIALLAQARVVVANSTGALHIAAALGVPVVGLYSLEPPHHPRRWGPYAGHAIILTPPVEQPPATVWAIPVEQVYRAVVELWSLSLVSRTTAQDNLRVVG